From a region of the Armatimonadota bacterium genome:
- a CDS encoding family 10 glycosylhydrolase produces the protein MPSRSVEIRGVWMDRKSIPKTEKGIRELIRSYAKAGINIVYPEVIFNGYSAYPSSYLTQMDLWDGIDMLGILVDEAHKCGIEVHPWVWVFRVGNINDMGGILKRHPDWAAVNKEGKVLSERGGCWLCPSHPAARRLLMRAITELVVKYPVDGIQLDYIRFDYQEPVPTCYCDRCRRKFMKEHGIDPMEIKDFTNQAVIWHMWRENLVNTFVRDISSELRKTRQNLKVSAAVFPDAKGARLSVLQDWLHWAVNGWVDFLAPMSYTRGAMDFQRTISKAVESIGFFSFLAPGIGLFFLDKNPEKMIEQISISRESGVAGVSLFASAYLDERHLKTLAIGPFRKKAGLPFRASLEQVRRIMAKVRKKLKAPASSDVLKEASHELGLAKQITDNALFWSKTAEYVEPKPPDIFIPDFVLPIPSIEARSASEAPTIDGKLDDSIWRSAAKAKIEYTLLGKEATQPTIVMLTYDNNNLYIAFQCFEPKLNAVHTKARERDGLVFQDDSVEIFIGWNSKDYFHFVVNAEGVRYDAKGYDASWNADWRAAAGRESNGWVVEVSVPFSSLGKMPVSGESWRANFCRNRVLVYSEAETTCWSPTYGSLHTPKRFGEIRFQQ, from the coding sequence ATGCCTTCGCGGTCGGTTGAGATACGCGGTGTGTGGATGGATAGAAAGAGCATCCCAAAGACCGAGAAGGGCATTCGCGAGTTGATCCGAAGTTATGCGAAAGCTGGCATTAATATTGTCTATCCCGAAGTAATTTTTAATGGCTACTCTGCTTATCCAAGCTCATATCTCACACAGATGGATTTGTGGGACGGCATAGATATGCTTGGCATTTTGGTAGACGAGGCTCACAAATGTGGAATTGAGGTACATCCTTGGGTCTGGGTATTCAGAGTTGGCAATATTAACGACATGGGAGGAATATTGAAACGCCATCCTGATTGGGCTGCGGTGAATAAAGAAGGGAAGGTTTTATCCGAAAGAGGTGGCTGTTGGCTGTGCCCCTCGCATCCTGCTGCCCGTCGGCTACTTATGCGGGCAATCACAGAGCTGGTGGTGAAGTATCCCGTTGATGGAATCCAGCTCGACTACATTCGGTTCGACTACCAAGAACCAGTGCCAACTTGCTATTGCGACCGCTGTCGGAGAAAGTTTATGAAAGAACATGGCATTGACCCAATGGAAATAAAGGACTTTACCAATCAGGCGGTTATCTGGCATATGTGGCGCGAAAACCTTGTGAATACTTTTGTTCGCGATATCAGCAGCGAGTTAAGAAAGACCAGGCAGAATCTCAAAGTTTCGGCGGCTGTTTTTCCCGACGCAAAGGGGGCACGTCTAAGCGTGCTTCAAGATTGGCTGCATTGGGCTGTGAATGGGTGGGTAGACTTCTTGGCACCCATGAGCTACACCCGGGGTGCAATGGATTTTCAGAGGACCATATCCAAAGCGGTGGAGTCAATAGGTTTCTTTTCGTTTCTTGCGCCGGGCATTGGGCTCTTTTTTCTTGATAAGAATCCTGAAAAAATGATTGAGCAGATAAGCATATCCAGAGAGTCCGGAGTTGCTGGGGTAAGCCTCTTTGCATCGGCGTATCTTGACGAAAGGCATTTGAAAACGCTGGCTATTGGGCCATTTAGGAAAAAGGCTGGGCTTCCGTTTCGTGCTTCGCTGGAGCAAGTTAGGCGCATCATGGCGAAAGTAAGAAAGAAGCTTAAAGCACCGGCTTCGTCCGATGTGCTGAAGGAGGCTTCGCATGAACTTGGGCTTGCAAAGCAGATAACCGATAATGCGTTGTTTTGGAGTAAAACGGCTGAGTATGTGGAACCCAAACCACCAGATATATTTATTCCAGATTTTGTGTTGCCAATTCCGTCAATTGAAGCTCGAAGTGCGTCAGAAGCGCCGACAATTGATGGGAAGTTGGATGATTCAATTTGGCGCTCGGCGGCAAAAGCTAAGATAGAATATACTTTGTTAGGTAAGGAAGCTACTCAGCCTACGATAGTAATGTTGACGTACGACAATAATAATTTGTACATAGCTTTTCAGTGTTTCGAGCCAAAGTTAAACGCAGTGCACACAAAAGCAAGAGAACGGGACGGACTAGTATTCCAAGATGACTCGGTGGAAATTTTCATTGGATGGAACTCAAAAGATTATTTCCACTTTGTGGTGAATGCCGAAGGGGTTCGTTATGATGCCAAAGGTTATGATGCGTCATGGAACGCTGATTGGAGGGCCGCGGCGGGAAGAGAAAGCAATGGCTGGGTTGTTGAGGTATCAGTTCCCTTTAGTTCATTGGGCAAAATGCCAGTTAGCGGCGAATCGTGGCGGGCAAACTTTTGCCGCAATCGCGTGCTTGTATACAGCGAAGCTGAAACTACTTGTTGGTCGCCGACCTATGGTTCGCTGCATACTCCAAAACGATTTGGAGAAATTAGGTTTCAGCAGTAG